One window of Brevibacterium pigmentatum genomic DNA carries:
- a CDS encoding ferredoxin: MKITLHSSMCVASGNCGFVAPEVSSNPDENEGFAKLNDTSPPESQREAVRAAEYLCPSKAIQLDEHQIPPR; encoded by the coding sequence ATGAAGATCACACTGCATTCGAGCATGTGCGTTGCGTCCGGCAATTGCGGATTCGTCGCGCCCGAAGTCTCTTCGAACCCAGATGAGAATGAGGGATTTGCGAAGCTCAACGACACGTCACCTCCCGAATCGCAGCGGGAGGCCGTCCGGGCAGCAGAGTACCTGTGCCCGTCGAAGGCGATCCAGCTCGACGAGCATCAGATCCCTCCGCGCTGA
- a CDS encoding fatty acid desaturase family protein, whose product MAVAKYVESYRQLSGTIHDAGLMRRHRSFYLSRIVAWLVVLAGLLAAVIAFGATWFQLITAGLIGMVMAQLGFLSHEAAHREIFASRGWNEWTSRIIAGLFMGLSFSWWMAKHNTHHAYPNQEGVDPDIDSNLIAMTPNAAGRRRGIGAFLSSHQGAFFVPLLFLEGANLHYASLKTLFSAPNVPHRITEIVLIAVRHGGYLSLLFVVLPFGMACAFFGVQVGFFGILLGGAFALNHIGMPTVEKGIHIDFLRRQVVMSRNIKDGPVARFFLGGLQFQIEHHLFPAAPRTSLPKMQTIVRERCARYDIPYTERTLTEAAATVVAYLSQVGVRGQDPYTCPLVRRYRG is encoded by the coding sequence ATGGCGGTCGCCAAGTACGTCGAGTCGTATCGGCAACTCAGCGGGACCATCCATGACGCTGGTCTGATGCGTCGACACCGAAGCTTCTATCTCAGCCGGATCGTTGCCTGGCTGGTGGTTCTGGCCGGTTTGCTCGCAGCCGTCATCGCCTTCGGAGCCACATGGTTCCAACTCATCACTGCCGGGTTGATCGGGATGGTCATGGCTCAGCTCGGCTTCCTCTCGCATGAAGCCGCCCATCGTGAGATCTTCGCCTCAAGGGGATGGAACGAGTGGACATCGCGCATCATCGCGGGATTGTTCATGGGGCTCAGCTTCAGCTGGTGGATGGCCAAACACAACACGCATCACGCCTATCCGAATCAGGAGGGCGTCGACCCCGACATCGACTCCAATCTCATTGCGATGACCCCCAACGCCGCGGGCCGTCGCAGAGGGATAGGAGCCTTTCTCTCCAGTCACCAGGGCGCGTTCTTCGTCCCCCTGCTGTTCTTGGAGGGAGCGAACCTTCATTACGCATCGCTGAAGACCCTGTTCTCGGCTCCGAATGTGCCTCACCGCATCACCGAGATCGTGCTGATCGCGGTCCGGCATGGAGGCTATCTCTCGCTTCTCTTCGTTGTGCTGCCATTCGGCATGGCGTGCGCGTTCTTCGGTGTGCAGGTCGGCTTCTTCGGGATCCTTCTCGGTGGGGCCTTCGCCCTCAACCACATCGGGATGCCCACCGTCGAGAAGGGAATCCACATCGACTTCCTGCGCAGGCAGGTGGTCATGTCCAGGAATATCAAGGACGGGCCGGTGGCACGATTCTTCCTCGGCGGTCTGCAGTTCCAGATCGAACATCACCTGTTCCCGGCCGCGCCGCGCACCAGCCTCCCGAAGATGCAGACGATCGTCCGCGAGCGCTGCGCCCGCTACGACATCCCGTACACGGAGAGGACACTGACCGAGGCAGCGGCCACGGTTGTCGCCTATCTCAGCCAGGTCGGCGTGAGAGGACAGGATCCCTACACCTGTCCGCTCGTGCGACGATACCGAGGGTGA
- a CDS encoding acetate--CoA ligase, whose protein sequence is MRHNRIMNTTENSAPSYDDVVSRIAEDPEGFWLEQARNHIDWITEPTKAVDDSNAPIYRWFPDGELNVCYNAIDRHVANGRGDQAAIIYDSPVTDTVRSITYAELLDEVSRFARALSDKGVTKGDRVVIYMPMIPEAAVAMLACARLGAIHSVVFGGFAPNELAVRIDDTAPKAVISTSCGVEKSRVLEYKPMLDEAIEIAENKPDFTVIVQRDEHRCELGETDLDYAELLDQTPEGIDPVPVKATDELYVLYTSGTTGKPKGIVRDSGGYAVAGAFSMPTVFGLQPGDTMFTASDVGWVVGHTYIIYAPLLAGVTSVLYEGKPVGTPDAGAFFRAIEQHKVNVHFTAPTAMRVVRKEDPNGELMKKYDLSSLRAEFLAGERLDPDTYEWTTKILAEATGRDIPVVDNWWQTETGWPITANPLGLNRFPLKAGSSTKPTPGFQVEVVDPGGKPVPAGEEGLIVIKLPLPPGTMATVWGDDERFISSYLAAFDGYYLTGDSGYLDEDGYVFVMGRTDDVINVAGHRLSTGIIEAVVASHPAVAEAAVIGVHDDVKGQIPRALVVLGDSAEAADPDTVVDELVALVRKEIGPVAAFKRVDIVSGLPKTRSGKILRKTMRQIADGDADPAVPSTIEDRSVLDDLGAVLARS, encoded by the coding sequence ATGCGTCACAATAGGATCATGAACACCACCGAGAACTCCGCACCCAGCTACGACGACGTCGTGTCACGCATCGCCGAGGACCCCGAGGGGTTCTGGCTCGAGCAGGCCAGGAACCACATCGACTGGATCACCGAACCGACGAAGGCCGTCGACGATTCGAATGCGCCGATCTATCGCTGGTTCCCCGACGGCGAGCTCAACGTCTGCTACAACGCGATCGACCGCCATGTCGCGAACGGCCGCGGCGATCAGGCCGCCATCATCTACGACTCGCCGGTCACCGACACCGTCCGTTCAATCACCTACGCAGAACTGCTCGACGAGGTCTCCCGCTTCGCGCGGGCTCTGTCCGACAAGGGCGTGACCAAGGGCGATCGAGTCGTCATCTACATGCCGATGATCCCCGAGGCGGCCGTGGCCATGCTCGCCTGCGCCCGCCTCGGCGCGATCCACTCGGTCGTCTTCGGCGGCTTCGCCCCGAACGAACTGGCCGTGCGCATCGACGACACCGCCCCGAAGGCCGTCATCTCCACCTCCTGCGGTGTCGAGAAGAGCCGAGTCCTCGAATACAAGCCGATGCTCGATGAGGCGATCGAGATCGCTGAGAACAAACCGGACTTCACCGTCATCGTCCAACGAGACGAACACCGCTGCGAACTCGGCGAGACCGACCTCGACTACGCCGAACTGCTCGACCAGACACCCGAGGGCATCGACCCCGTGCCCGTTAAGGCCACCGACGAGCTCTACGTCCTCTACACCTCGGGCACCACCGGCAAACCGAAGGGAATCGTCCGCGATTCCGGCGGATACGCGGTGGCCGGCGCTTTCTCGATGCCGACCGTCTTCGGTCTTCAGCCCGGCGACACGATGTTCACCGCCTCCGATGTCGGGTGGGTCGTCGGGCACACGTACATCATCTACGCACCCCTGCTCGCCGGCGTCACCTCGGTGCTCTATGAAGGCAAACCCGTGGGCACCCCCGATGCCGGAGCCTTCTTCCGCGCCATCGAGCAGCACAAGGTCAACGTCCACTTCACCGCCCCGACGGCCATGCGCGTGGTGCGCAAGGAGGATCCGAACGGTGAGTTGATGAAGAAGTACGACCTGTCGTCCCTGCGTGCGGAATTCCTCGCTGGGGAACGTCTCGATCCCGACACGTACGAGTGGACGACGAAGATCCTCGCCGAGGCGACCGGACGCGACATCCCCGTCGTCGACAACTGGTGGCAGACGGAGACCGGCTGGCCGATCACGGCCAATCCCCTGGGACTGAACCGATTCCCCCTCAAAGCAGGGTCGTCGACGAAGCCGACTCCCGGCTTCCAGGTCGAGGTCGTCGACCCCGGCGGCAAACCCGTTCCGGCCGGAGAGGAAGGGCTCATCGTCATCAAGCTGCCGCTGCCTCCGGGCACCATGGCAACCGTGTGGGGCGATGACGAGCGGTTCATCTCCTCTTACCTCGCCGCCTTTGACGGCTATTACCTCACCGGCGATTCCGGCTACCTCGATGAGGACGGCTACGTCTTCGTCATGGGCCGCACCGACGATGTCATCAACGTTGCCGGTCACCGCCTGTCCACCGGCATCATCGAGGCGGTCGTCGCTTCCCACCCGGCCGTGGCCGAGGCAGCTGTGATCGGCGTCCACGATGACGTGAAGGGGCAGATCCCGCGTGCCCTCGTCGTCCTCGGGGATTCCGCCGAGGCGGCCGACCCGGACACCGTCGTCGACGAACTCGTGGCGCTCGTGCGCAAGGAGATCGGGCCGGTCGCCGCATTCAAACGCGTCGACATTGTCTCGGGTCTGCCGAAGACCCGGTCGGGCAAGATCCTGCGCAAGACGATGCGGCAGATCGCCGACGGCGACGCCGATCCGGCAGTGCCCTCGACGATCGAAGATCGCAGCGTTCTCGATGATCTCGGGGCGGTGCTCGCCCGCAGCTGA
- a CDS encoding MarR family winged helix-turn-helix transcriptional regulator, which translates to MSTNDDIQAIAEALTRLQWRRGPGGPRGFGPFGGFGEHGRPAERGGFGERGGFGGGRHSDDFPFGGKRHPGGPFAAHGRGRALIRLLVSLVQAGTALGVSALGDAIGVDQPRASRLVSQGVELGFLRREADPDDARRTLIALTDKGRAITNRFRGAQRENVDQALSAFTEEERAQLASLLTRLADAWPK; encoded by the coding sequence ATGAGCACGAACGATGACATTCAGGCGATCGCCGAGGCGCTCACCCGACTGCAATGGCGGCGCGGGCCCGGCGGTCCGCGCGGATTCGGACCCTTCGGCGGGTTCGGTGAGCACGGTAGACCCGCCGAACGCGGGGGGTTCGGTGAGCGCGGAGGATTCGGAGGCGGTCGGCACTCAGACGACTTCCCCTTCGGCGGCAAGCGTCATCCCGGCGGACCGTTCGCCGCACACGGCCGCGGGCGTGCGCTCATCCGCCTGCTCGTCTCCCTCGTCCAGGCGGGCACGGCACTGGGAGTCAGCGCGCTCGGCGATGCAATCGGCGTCGATCAGCCGCGCGCGTCCCGACTCGTGTCCCAAGGTGTCGAGCTCGGCTTCCTGCGTCGCGAGGCCGACCCGGATGATGCCCGGCGGACCCTCATCGCGCTGACGGACAAGGGCCGCGCGATCACCAACAGGTTCCGCGGCGCTCAGCGTGAGAACGTCGATCAGGCGCTGAGCGCATTCACCGAGGAGGAGCGCGCTCAGCTGGCCTCGCTGCTCACTCGTTTGGCGGATGCCTGGCCGAAATAA
- a CDS encoding SRPBCC family protein — MTDQTPDASVFDSIDPVLRVVTAEIEIVAPAEAVFDLIADPQRQPEWDGNDNLGSAVDGQRVRGTGGSFFTTLTMGVDRENHIVDFAEGRLIAWKPSEVGGEPFGQKWVWEIEPTGDDSVLVRHTYDWTELRDPQRLPRAQSTTAQNLLASLKRLKQLAES, encoded by the coding sequence ATGACCGACCAGACCCCCGATGCTTCCGTCTTCGATTCGATCGATCCGGTCCTCAGGGTGGTCACCGCCGAGATCGAGATTGTGGCCCCCGCCGAGGCGGTCTTCGACCTCATCGCCGATCCGCAGCGACAGCCGGAATGGGACGGAAACGACAACCTCGGTTCGGCCGTCGACGGTCAGCGGGTGCGTGGGACAGGCGGTTCCTTCTTCACGACCCTGACCATGGGAGTGGACCGCGAGAACCACATCGTCGACTTCGCCGAGGGCAGGCTCATCGCCTGGAAGCCTTCCGAGGTCGGGGGAGAGCCGTTCGGGCAGAAGTGGGTCTGGGAGATCGAACCGACAGGGGATGATTCGGTCCTGGTCCGTCACACCTATGACTGGACCGAGCTGCGCGATCCTCAGCGCCTGCCGCGGGCACAGTCGACAACGGCCCAGAATCTGCTCGCGTCACTCAAGCGACTCAAACAGCTCGCTGAGAGCTGA
- a CDS encoding LssY C-terminal domain-containing protein, with amino-acid sequence MATGGTTSGTDAAGAAVGQKRRLRQPFIFRRHHFTPTGVLDYLFFLFAGAASTWLALLILLKGFSLGWWQVLTLLVFWGVVSYLALPRLHRILSQIYVPNYFIGRTRTSDGLLGDPVNLAWRGEEAQIHHAMREAGWILADSITPASTWEIIRSTVTNRSYPEAPVSPLLLFGRRQDFAYQQEVDGDPGQRHHVRFWKCPSGWLLPGGHQADWLAAGTYDKAVGISLFTLQFTHKIEENTDVERDHIVDTVTSVNDAISVDRIKDFSTGYHSRNGGGDSIITDGHLPIVDVTEVVADEADHPERLELALDATSIYSESRSVSEVTKTLWRRRPLQTVVGAALVLVLLLFQAWDVISMLLDWNGLRSEVVDYSSDIAAVSDDTATRIVAGVLVGVSLLIGCLQVIASTSVFRGSNRARLWILTLSTISVIVSMTNYFTGDRDLATNMYALTTIAMQVAVLLALSSDSSRMFTRFSTAALRAERQDRALED; translated from the coding sequence ATGGCAACGGGAGGGACGACAAGTGGAACGGATGCAGCCGGCGCGGCGGTCGGGCAGAAACGGCGGCTGAGGCAGCCGTTCATCTTTCGGCGACACCACTTCACGCCCACCGGGGTGCTCGACTACCTGTTCTTCCTCTTCGCCGGTGCGGCCTCGACCTGGCTGGCGCTGCTGATCCTGCTCAAAGGATTCAGCCTCGGCTGGTGGCAGGTGCTGACGCTGCTCGTGTTCTGGGGAGTCGTGTCCTACCTGGCTCTGCCCAGACTGCACCGCATCCTGTCCCAGATCTATGTGCCGAACTACTTCATCGGCCGTACCCGCACCTCCGACGGTCTGCTCGGCGATCCGGTCAACCTCGCCTGGCGCGGTGAGGAAGCGCAGATCCACCACGCGATGCGGGAAGCAGGGTGGATCCTCGCCGACAGCATCACCCCCGCTTCGACGTGGGAGATCATCCGCTCGACAGTGACGAATCGCAGCTACCCGGAGGCTCCGGTGTCCCCGCTGCTGCTGTTCGGTCGACGCCAGGACTTCGCCTACCAGCAGGAAGTCGACGGCGATCCGGGGCAGCGTCACCACGTGCGGTTCTGGAAATGCCCCAGCGGATGGCTGCTGCCCGGCGGTCATCAGGCCGATTGGCTGGCCGCTGGTACCTACGACAAAGCCGTCGGCATCTCCCTGTTCACCCTCCAGTTCACCCACAAGATCGAAGAGAACACCGACGTCGAACGCGACCATATCGTCGACACCGTCACAAGCGTCAACGACGCGATCTCGGTCGATCGGATCAAGGACTTCTCCACCGGATACCACTCTCGCAACGGCGGCGGCGATTCGATCATCACCGATGGGCACCTGCCGATCGTCGACGTCACCGAGGTGGTCGCCGACGAAGCCGACCATCCGGAACGTTTGGAGCTGGCCCTCGACGCCACCAGCATCTACTCCGAATCTCGCAGCGTGTCCGAAGTGACGAAGACGCTGTGGCGGCGGCGCCCCCTGCAGACCGTCGTCGGGGCCGCCCTCGTGCTCGTCCTGCTGCTCTTCCAAGCGTGGGACGTGATCAGCATGCTCCTCGACTGGAACGGGCTGCGGTCCGAAGTCGTCGACTACAGCTCGGACATCGCGGCCGTCAGCGACGACACTGCCACGCGCATCGTCGCGGGAGTGCTTGTCGGCGTCAGTCTCCTCATCGGGTGTCTGCAGGTCATCGCTTCGACCTCGGTCTTCCGCGGCAGCAACCGGGCCCGACTGTGGATCCTCACTCTCTCGACGATCTCTGTGATCGTGTCGATGACGAACTACTTCACCGGCGACCGCGACCTGGCGACGAACATGTACGCGCTGACGACGATCGCGATGCAGGTGGCAGTGCTGTTGGCGCTGTCGAGCGACTCCTCCCGGATGTTCACCCGGTTCAGCACGGCGGCCCTGCGCGCCGAGCGCCAGGACCGCGCGCTCGAGGACTGA
- a CDS encoding MerR family transcriptional regulator translates to MLIGEVARRSGVSARMLRHYESLGLVAPTQRTSGGYREYSDSDIGRIFHIEGLRKLGMSLTEVGRVLSEPDFDPGSVLGDLIAQTRGRIAAEQRLLDHLEAVARLGRTDGGSLLYTIDLMRSLESRDVIQRHKAALGSGVDGGMPIETLAQAVLQETVLNAAGAMRWALAQAGAEAVPHVVKGMDDESAQVRRNALLALDEIRRTTPDEKLSSHSTSMIRHALEVGLDDVDSDIRSIAALALGKAGDAKAVPVLLDLAMNGPKDIEAAETLGTIVEAAGPNADIGEGILSELHRRAESSETTTRFRVLQVLLEISGDDSDDLIAELSDDCSPELAATARAELNRRRRRT, encoded by the coding sequence TTGCTCATCGGCGAGGTGGCCCGGCGCTCCGGTGTGAGCGCGCGCATGCTGCGCCACTACGAATCACTCGGGCTTGTGGCACCCACCCAGCGGACGTCCGGCGGCTACCGCGAATACTCCGATTCCGATATCGGTCGCATCTTCCATATCGAGGGTCTGCGCAAGCTCGGCATGTCTCTGACCGAAGTCGGTCGGGTGCTGTCCGAGCCTGACTTCGACCCCGGCAGCGTGCTCGGCGACCTCATCGCCCAAACGCGGGGGCGGATCGCGGCGGAGCAGCGTCTGCTCGACCACCTGGAGGCCGTCGCTCGACTCGGCCGGACCGATGGCGGATCGCTCCTCTACACCATCGATCTCATGCGTTCCCTCGAATCGCGTGACGTCATTCAAAGGCACAAGGCCGCACTCGGCAGCGGAGTCGACGGAGGAATGCCGATCGAGACCCTGGCGCAGGCGGTCCTGCAGGAGACCGTGCTCAACGCGGCGGGGGCCATGCGATGGGCGCTCGCCCAAGCCGGCGCCGAAGCCGTGCCGCATGTGGTGAAGGGAATGGACGACGAATCCGCTCAGGTACGCCGCAACGCGCTGCTCGCCCTCGACGAGATCCGCAGAACCACACCGGATGAGAAGCTCAGCTCGCACTCGACGTCGATGATCCGGCACGCGCTGGAGGTCGGGCTCGACGACGTCGACTCCGACATTCGCAGCATCGCCGCGCTCGCCCTCGGAAAAGCAGGTGATGCGAAGGCTGTGCCCGTGCTGCTCGACCTGGCGATGAACGGGCCGAAGGACATCGAGGCGGCGGAGACCCTCGGCACCATCGTTGAGGCGGCCGGACCGAATGCCGACATAGGCGAAGGGATCCTGTCCGAACTGCACAGACGTGCTGAATCGAGCGAGACGACGACGCGGTTCCGAGTGCTCCAAGTCCTCCTCGAGATCTCCGGCGACGACAGCGATGACCTCATCGCCGAGCTCAGTGACGACTGCAGTCCGGAACTCGCGGCCACCGCGCGCGCCGAACTCAATCGCCGTCGACGGCGAACGTGA
- a CDS encoding HEAT repeat domain-containing protein gives MTHPLIDLRTDTGDRLVDALSASHPQQRLQAAMAIGTRAEPRDLDVLIARCRVEPDFFVRDMLTWALTRLPADDTLSRLVAELDSPLPQAISQSLHTLSKVGDVRAWPAMDPARIGTALIAHPDTEVARSAWRAAVALVPGENREELASSLVMQLGRGDIEMQKSLSRAIVALGEDLVSVVDEKLHAEDDTVRAHAMATRDMFDDPDAGFAHALDAAKRVVALGSETTV, from the coding sequence ATGACACATCCACTCATTGACCTCCGGACCGACACCGGCGATCGCCTGGTCGACGCGCTGAGCGCATCGCACCCGCAGCAACGGCTGCAGGCAGCGATGGCGATCGGCACGCGGGCCGAGCCCCGTGATCTCGACGTGCTCATCGCCCGGTGCCGCGTCGAACCGGACTTCTTCGTCCGCGACATGCTCACCTGGGCGCTCACCCGGCTGCCCGCCGATGACACCCTTTCCCGCCTCGTCGCCGAACTCGACTCGCCGCTGCCGCAGGCGATCAGCCAATCCCTGCACACTCTGTCGAAGGTCGGCGACGTCCGGGCCTGGCCGGCCATGGATCCGGCCCGGATCGGCACGGCCCTCATCGCCCATCCCGACACCGAGGTGGCTCGCAGTGCGTGGAGAGCCGCCGTTGCCCTGGTGCCCGGTGAGAATCGTGAAGAACTGGCATCATCCCTGGTGATGCAGCTGGGCCGGGGTGATATCGAGATGCAGAAGAGCCTCAGCCGAGCGATCGTGGCCCTCGGCGAGGATCTCGTGTCAGTGGTCGATGAGAAGCTTCACGCAGAGGACGACACAGTGCGGGCTCACGCCATGGCGACACGGGACATGTTCGATGACCCGGACGCCGGCTTCGCTCACGCCTTGGACGCAGCCAAACGGGTGGTCGCACTGGGATCCGAGACCACGGTCTAG
- a CDS encoding GyrI-like domain-containing protein, whose amino-acid sequence MDKVDFKRSLPSFRAKQGRFDVIEVPEMQYLVIDGHGDPNTSPDFTAAVTSLYPLAYGLKFFSKLELGRDYVVPPLEGLWWADDMATFTSARDKSAWYFTLVLLVRDWLDGGHFEGVVDTVRAKGSEPRLCEVRFETLREGPCVQTLHIGPFDDEGPVLQHMHADVIPDAGMTMTGKHHEIYLSDVRRTAPEKLRTILRQPVAPQGSAAARPASADRGGGPHSGSAV is encoded by the coding sequence ATGGACAAGGTCGACTTCAAGAGATCGCTGCCGAGCTTCCGCGCGAAACAGGGCCGGTTCGATGTCATCGAGGTGCCGGAAATGCAGTACCTCGTGATCGACGGCCACGGTGACCCGAACACTTCTCCCGATTTCACAGCGGCAGTGACCAGCCTCTATCCGCTGGCCTATGGGCTGAAGTTCTTCAGCAAGCTCGAACTCGGTCGCGACTATGTGGTGCCACCGCTCGAAGGGCTGTGGTGGGCCGACGACATGGCGACATTCACGAGCGCCCGGGACAAATCCGCGTGGTACTTCACGCTCGTGCTGCTCGTCCGGGACTGGTTGGACGGCGGACATTTCGAAGGCGTTGTCGACACTGTCCGGGCGAAGGGATCGGAGCCCCGCCTCTGCGAGGTCCGGTTCGAGACCCTGCGGGAGGGACCGTGCGTCCAGACCCTGCACATCGGTCCTTTCGACGACGAAGGGCCGGTCCTTCAGCACATGCACGCCGACGTCATTCCCGATGCAGGGATGACGATGACGGGCAAGCATCACGAGATCTACCTCAGCGACGTTCGCCGCACCGCGCCGGAGAAGCTGCGCACGATCCTCCGTCAGCCGGTAGCGCCACAGGGCTCAGCCGCCGCTCGACCAGCCTCCGCTGACCGGGGCGGTGGTCCTCACTCCGGCTCCGCCGTCTGA
- a CDS encoding peptidoglycan-binding protein, translated as MPRLTSSRKGRRSVLTGALIGLGAAVMALVVGAVIILNSPVSFGSTKIRQMQMASVNQLSEQQIDNARLIIGVGRGGNFDDRAIRIALMTALQESSLRNLDSGDRDSVGLFQQRPSQGWGEPHQLTDPIYAAKAFYGINPEVENPGLNQINGWASMTPTEAAQSVQRSALPDAYGQWESLADDLLGTQADVEALD; from the coding sequence ATGCCTCGTCTGACTTCATCTCGCAAGGGCCGTCGGTCCGTGCTCACTGGTGCCCTCATCGGGCTCGGGGCGGCAGTGATGGCACTGGTCGTGGGCGCCGTCATCATCCTCAATTCCCCCGTCTCGTTCGGTTCCACGAAGATCAGGCAGATGCAGATGGCTTCGGTCAATCAGCTCAGCGAACAGCAGATCGACAACGCTCGCCTCATCATCGGCGTCGGCCGCGGCGGCAATTTCGACGACCGTGCGATCCGCATCGCTCTGATGACGGCTCTGCAGGAGTCCTCGCTGCGCAATCTGGATTCCGGTGATCGTGATTCGGTCGGACTGTTCCAGCAGCGCCCCTCCCAGGGATGGGGCGAACCGCATCAGCTCACCGATCCCATCTACGCGGCCAAGGCCTTCTACGGGATCAACCCCGAGGTCGAGAACCCGGGGCTCAATCAGATCAATGGCTGGGCCTCCATGACACCGACCGAAGCGGCACAGTCCGTGCAGCGGTCGGCTCTCCCCGACGCCTACGGGCAGTGGGAGTCCTTGGCCGACGACCTCCTCGGCACGCAGGCCGACGTCGAAGCGCTCGACTGA
- a CDS encoding ArsR/SmtB family transcription factor — protein MASIPDSVPVNDEVEQLLLNPEDHLEAITETADLFKALATPSRLKMLLVLTHGEATVTHIVEATGLSQPLVSQHLKFLRGLHLVGVNRIGREAYYSLKDDHVAHIIVDAIAHTIEAHEH, from the coding sequence ATGGCTTCCATTCCCGATTCCGTTCCCGTCAATGACGAGGTCGAGCAGCTCCTGCTCAACCCCGAGGACCATCTCGAAGCCATCACCGAAACCGCCGACCTCTTCAAGGCACTCGCCACACCCTCCCGGCTGAAGATGCTGCTCGTCCTCACCCATGGCGAGGCCACCGTCACGCACATCGTCGAGGCGACCGGTCTGTCCCAGCCGCTGGTGTCCCAGCACCTGAAGTTCCTCCGCGGGCTCCACCTCGTCGGAGTCAACCGCATCGGCCGCGAAGCCTACTATTCGCTCAAGGACGACCACGTCGCCCACATCATCGTCGACGCCATCGCCCACACGATCGAGGCCCACGAACACTGA
- a CDS encoding DMT family transporter: protein MSSPQTRAGRPPPAPKALPVLGIIMAAVLLGSAGLFVILAEATAPTAAFLRCWIAVVVLAPLAVLELRRHGRFPPKAIIIAAVSGAALGIDYVLWAQSVLDAGLGVSTVLISVQVIVFPALVWIFGGSRPGWLFIGCVPIMFIGMLLTGGVFGADETAANPTRGAIFGVLSGVLYGVYIFGIHHSRKVAGDFVVAPVQVGTIAAGVMTAVAGLTLGGLDFDLGWAGWGWMIALAVCGQALSWVLLSISSPLVPVPMTAALMLLQPLSAVVLGSLIAGERLQAGQWVGAVLVALIVWVVGGGPEALKRRRRR from the coding sequence ATGAGCTCACCTCAGACGCGGGCTGGAAGGCCGCCTCCTGCGCCGAAGGCCCTGCCGGTGCTCGGCATCATCATGGCCGCCGTCCTGTTGGGATCGGCCGGGCTGTTCGTCATCCTCGCCGAGGCGACCGCCCCCACCGCTGCCTTCCTCCGGTGTTGGATCGCCGTGGTCGTGCTCGCTCCGCTGGCGGTGCTCGAGCTGCGCAGGCACGGACGGTTCCCGCCGAAGGCGATCATCATCGCTGCGGTCTCCGGAGCGGCACTCGGCATCGACTATGTGCTGTGGGCACAGAGCGTGCTCGACGCCGGTCTGGGTGTGTCCACGGTCCTCATCAGCGTCCAGGTCATCGTGTTCCCGGCGCTGGTGTGGATCTTCGGAGGGAGCAGGCCCGGGTGGCTGTTCATCGGCTGCGTGCCGATCATGTTCATCGGCATGCTGCTGACCGGTGGGGTGTTCGGCGCCGATGAGACGGCGGCGAATCCGACGCGGGGAGCGATCTTCGGGGTTCTGTCCGGTGTGCTCTACGGTGTGTACATCTTCGGCATCCACCACAGCCGCAAGGTCGCCGGAGACTTCGTCGTCGCCCCGGTTCAGGTGGGCACGATCGCGGCCGGTGTGATGACCGCGGTGGCCGGGCTGACTCTCGGCGGGCTCGACTTCGACCTCGGCTGGGCCGGTTGGGGGTGGATGATCGCCCTGGCCGTGTGCGGTCAGGCGCTGTCGTGGGTGCTGCTGAGCATCTCCAGCCCGCTGGTGCCGGTGCCGATGACCGCGGCGCTCATGCTGCTCCAACCGCTGTCAGCGGTGGTCCTCGGATCGCTCATCGCCGGCGAGCGGCTGCAGGCGGGGCAGTGGGTCGGAGCCGTCCTCGTGGCCCTCATCGTGTGGGTCGTCGGCGGGGGACCGGAGGCCCTGAAGCGTCGCCGACGACGGTAG